CCAAGCCTCGGTATTCCCATCTAGGAAATGGGCTCATAGGAGCTCCCCAGCAGGGCTGGCGCATGGCTTCCCTGAGAAGATGGGTTAGCACTCGCTGAGTATTAACTGTGATCACTTTTGTCGTCTACACTGGCTGCCTGGCTGGGACGCACATAGTCAGGGGCCTGGCACTCTGTACTGGGGTTGTGGGGAGATGTGGCTCGTCTTGCGACTGGCCTTCGATTAGAAGGGTGGAAAGCAGCCCGCGGGCTTACGTGCAAATCCTGCCTCCCCCACTTTCTGGCTGTGACGCTGAGCCACATTTTTAACCTCCTGGGGCCCCAGTAAATTGGGTTTGGACTGTTCCCGTCTCATGCATTGTGAGGGCTGCACCCAGAAGGGTGTCTGGCCCACACTGATGGCTATGTAAATGTCTGCTGTTGATTTCATGGTCACCTTCCCGCCGCCTGCGGCAGGTGCTATCAGCTGTCTAACCCACGACTGtttgctctccctcctccctgcccgcAGACACCTGACTCAGTTCCCCCTCCCTGGGCGGCCTGTGGGTCCAGGAACGCAGGCTGAAGCAGCCCGGGGCTGCTTCTCCAGGAGCCCTTCGCCCGCTCTAGTAATTCCGTCCCTCCTGCTGATGACCGGTGTGGGTGTGGGGGTGTCTGGGTCCAGAGGCATGAGGGGACTCTGCTGGGGGCTTCAGGAAAGGTCTCTCTGCTCTGGAGAAAGGGCAGGTGAGCCCCagaagtcctgttttctgcctcggACAGAGTCATGCAAAGAGATGCGGGTGGTACACCAGCCTTCGTGGACTGTGAGAGGGCAAACAGGTCAAATCAACACGGTGAAGCTCCACCCACACAGGACCCCATGCTCACCAGAAGGGCCCGGACTGCCTCAGCCAcagcccccttctcctcctccagaaTCCGGATCTGCTCCCTCAGCTGCCTCAGCTCCTGCCAGGTGGCGATCTGGGGGTGGACAAAGGAGGGGACGGCGTGAAGTAGCCACCGTCTCCTGTCCCTTCTCGCTGGAGCCTCGGCCTCTGGCCACCTGGACCCCAGCAGCCAGtcctccctctaaccctcccgcACTAGACCTCCCTGACGTGAAGCCCATGGCTGCCCAGAATGAAGAGGCATCTCCCAGCCTCCCTCACAGCTGCATGTGCTCCTGTGTCCAAGTTCAACCAGTGGACAGGAGAAGAAGTGGCAGTGGGACTCTGGGTCATCTCCTTAGAGATAAGCCCCCATGTCGGACTTTCTGTCTCTCACTCCCCTTGGCCTGGATGACAGACTATGAGGAGAGTCAAACTGGACAACATCCTCAGGGATGCGGAGCGAGAAGGTGAGGGGACCCAGGTGCCAAGGGGCAGGGATCCTGCCAGGGCTCACCTCGGAGTCTTgcagaagagagagacagcaacTGTCCTATGGGGCTGCTGCGCCAAGCCTGTCCCCCGAAATGGCAGGCTCAGCTCTCCTTCATGGGGACTCCTACTGCTGTGCGGTCCCTCTGTGAGCCCACATTCCCGGGCAAACCCCCTCACCTCCCTGGCTGCAGTTCTCCCTTTGACTAAATGGCACAAACAACGTCATCCTCCCGGGGGCTGGAAGCAGGAAGCGAAGGGCAAGCCACAAGGTGGCTCCCCCTGGATGTCTCCTGGACACTTCATGCTCACTCTGTGCAAGAGTGACTCAAGGACAAGCATCTCTCTCCCCAGAtctgctcttcctcctcaggCACAGCCCCACGAACTCCCATCCCACACCCCAGAGCCCTGAGCCCCCTACTGGATGCTACCGGGACCCTTCTGCCCCAGGAACATCCGTCAGGTCtgtcctcctcccatcccccaactcCTGCCTCCATCCAGAGCCTGTCCTCTCCTGCAAGGACCCCTGTGCCAGCCTCCCAGCCTGCAGGCTCTCCTCCTCCATCCAGAGTTCTGACACAAACCCTCTCCCACCTGAGAGCACCCACAGCTCCCCAGGGCTCCTAGGAACAATTCACATGCCTTGTTACTGCCCAGAAAGCCACATGCCACATTCCTCTTCACACTTCCTGGCCTAAAGACATGCCTTTCAAGCTTTGGGATGTGATCCATTAGCAGGTTATAAATAATTTAGGATCTTTAAACcagctctttattttatttatttatttatttttgattcttctctgcctgttttttttttttttaagattttatttatgcacttgataggcagagatcccaagtagacagaggagagaggaggaagtaggctccctgctgagcagagagcccaatgcggggctcgatcccaggtccctgagatcatgacctgagccctaacccactgagccacccaggtgcccctaaaccagCTCTTTAAAAGATGGGAATAGGCACACCGGGTGGCTCAGGCAATTAAACGTcttactttggctcaggtcatgttctcggcgtcctgggatccagccctgttcaggctctgtgctcactgaggagtctgcttctccctccctctctgcccctcccccagtttgtgcactcttgctctctctaatgaagaaataaaatattttaaaataatatatgaaaggCTATGGTAAACTATGcacaaaatttgccattttaactatttttaagtgtacagttccgTGGCGTTAAGTACCTTTACATGGTCCTGCAGCCTTCCCCACCATCCATCGCCAGAATTTTATCTTTCCAAATGGAAACTGTACACCCATTCAACAGTCTCTTCCCattcccagctcctggcaaccactattttctgtctttatgaaatatgtctttatgtctttatttctaaccttctattttctgtctttatgaatctAACTACTCTAGGCACCttgtatgaatggaatcatacagttctttttttttgttttttaagattttatttatttattggaaaaaaaaagattttatttatttgacagacagagatcacaagtaggcagagaggcaggcagaaagagagagggggaagcaggctcccagctgagcagagagccagacacgggacttgatcccaggaccctggaccctgagaccatgacctgagccgaacgcaaaggcttaacccactgaaccaggtgcccccagttctgTCTTTTTGTGATAGCCTCATGTCACCTGGCATAAggtcctcaaggttcattcatgttataGGCTGCATCACAACTTCCTTCCCTTTTCAAGGCTGAATTGTATCCCACCGTccatatataccatattttgtttatctattcactCATCCACGGGCACCCAGGttccttccatcttttggctactgtaagtaatgctgctatgaaaatgGGTAttcaaatatctgttcaagtccctgctttcGATTCTTTGAGGTACATACCCAGAAGCGGGATGGCccgatcatatggtaattccatgtttaatttttttgaggaaccaccacccttctttttttttcctttaaaatattttatttatttatttatttgaaaggggagagagagagagacagtgggagagggaacagaaccaggggaagtgggagagggagaaaacaggcctcccactgagcagggagcctgtggggctcaatcccacaaggctgggatcaggaactgagccaaaggcaaaggcttaaggcctgagccacccacgtgccccacagcaagagagggaacagaagcagggggagagggagaggaagaagcaggctttccagccaacagggagcctgatgcagggctcaatcccaggaccctgtgatcatgacctgagcagaaggcagatgcttaaggattgagccacccaggcaaccaacCACCACCcttcttaatttttctgagaCTTAGTTTTTCCTCTGATGAAATGGGGGCACCCACCTCACACCGTGGTTGTAAAACTGAAACGAGGCATGTATGCACACAGCACTTAGAACAGACCATCCTCAGCACTCCAGCAAGGTCTAGCAATATGGTGACTCTGGTTCTCGGTCCCTAGCATGCAGCATTATATTATTTACCAACTTATTCTCAACACCTGCGGCATTGTAGATGCTCCTTAAATAACCGTTCAGTagaaccattcattcattcgagAACCCTATTTAACTGCCTGCTACTTGTCGGGCAGCCGCAGGTCTCTATCTTTTACTCTCCAAAGCCAAACCCCTCCACCCTCGTCTGACTCACCTCCCTGTCCCCtagtttcttcctcctccccccatttTCTTTTGTCATCTTAAGCCTGGCATGAGGTTGGAGTAAGTTTCTAAGCGCAGAGCAGGTACTCAGCACGCTTTACGGAACGCATAGTGGGTGTGTGGATAGTAGGGCCCTAGCACTCCGTGGATAACTGGCACACGTATGCGTGCCAAGCACAGGTCGGCTAAATTGGGGAAGTAACTAAAATTCCCGTAATAGGTTCGCCCCCTGCTGGAGGTATCTTGCAAGCCCAGTTGGGCTCCGCAGCCAATGGCCCACAATCACTCACGATCGCCGGCAGGTCTTCCGGCCGTAACTCCCCCTTGCGGAGCTGCAGGGCGCGTGCAGCGTCTTCCGGGCATGCGCACAGCGACTCCATGTCCAGCTGAGGGAGCGCACTGTAGCCCTCGCGCGCGTGCTCGTACAGAAGGTTCCGGTCTCGTCTCTCCGTGGCAAAAGTTCTCCTTGCGTTATGGCTGCAGACGCAACCTCTCCGGGGCCGAAGACCCCAACCAGCCACCAAAGACCCCAAACGCCGCGCCATGGACGCAGCCATCTTGGACGGGGGACAAGGAGTCGCGCCCCCTTCGTCCCGCCCACTCCGCGTTTAGGCCAATTGCAAAGCAGCCGCGCCTCTCGTGCCTCAAACACAGTCCGACTAGAAAAATTGACCGAGATTGACTCTGTCTTTGACCAATCGTTGTTTGTGTCCCGCCCCTTCAGTGCACGAGAGGCAGATCCAGCCAATCCCTGCCGGGATGACCTCCGGAAGTGGCTTGTAGCCGGGTCAGCGTGTCTGCGGACCCTGCTAGGGTCAGTGAAGTTGATAAGAAATCCTCGGGTTCCCCAAATCTCCCTGGCCCagtcctcagtttcttttctcctccagtatgccgggggtgggggagggaggttgctAGGTGCCCGAGAGCCTACTCAGAGCGAAACTTAATTTACGGGGAGAATTTCTGTCCGCAGCGTGAAGGATTGTAGTCAGACTGTCAGAGGAAATCCTTGGACTTAATCCGCAGGCTCTGAGGACGGGATGGGGAGAAGCGGGGCCCTTCCCCGGCTCCGGccatttcccccttttccttcctgATTCTCTCATCCCCTAACACAGGGACCCTTCAGGCGGCGGGATGTTCTGGTCCGGCCTTCTCCGTGGCCTCAGCACGTCCCTAAATTATGGTAAGTTGGGGACTTGAGCTGCAGAGACGCCGCTATACGAGGGTTATCCCCGCTGGGACTTGTCTGCCTCTGCCGCAGCCCTGGGGGGAATCGGGGTTTTAAGTTTGGGAGGCACGAATGCACGGTGGGTTTTAGCGGAGCTCAGGCTGCAAGGGCAAGAGGTGGGAAGTCGTTGCCTTGGGGGCGACTATGCATCGTCAGGTGGGTACCGGGAGTTTGGGTCAGTTTCTGATCTCTTCAGCAAATACTTAATAAATAGTCTCCCGTGGGTGAGACATCCAAGCAAAGGGTTGATCTTAGTGTGCGCCAGGCAAGGAGAGGGATGCTTTATTTGTCTTTATGGGTTCTGCAGACATCACGTGCTTCTCACGGCCAGGCCCTTTGCGAAGTATCTCAGTCACTCACTCTGCAGACTTTTATTAAGCACTTTCTGGTTGCCACTCACTAAGGATCCCGTGACAGGCTTGTGCCCTGCCAGGGAATTCTGGGCTAGCTTGACGCGCATCTCTCACCATAACCTCTCATACACCATACTCAAGGGGGAGGTGTGACTCTGTTGCCTGTGATACGGTGAGGACCCTGAGGCACCGAGGCAGAGTCTTGCTCAAAGGCATACCACTAGGAAGAAGCTTCTAGCAACATCTCACCCCTTTGAGGATTCTGCTGTAACTTGACATGTAACGTAACACGGAAATGGATAGTATAGCCAGGACCCACCCTGGATAGAGAGGGAGTGTAAAGTTTGGGTGTAAAAGGGCATCTGCAATAGTGACAGGAAGGTGATGAACCTAGAGCCTTGAATTGGAAGTTCCAAGAGGGTATGTCCAGGGTCATCTCTGTCACCGTTGTGCCTCCATTTTGGGGGCCAAGATGGTAGGTACTGAGTAAATGTTTGCTCAAGATGGTGGCACCATCTTAACATCCTGTCCGTGAGCAAATCTTGTCAGTCTGCCTTGGAAATATATTCCCTCCTTGAACTGTCCTTCTTAGTCCACTGCAGCCACACTGGTCCCCTTTCTGTTGGTGTGTCTGGGGACACCAGCTGGAGCACGATGAGCAAGGGGGCAAGTAGGGAGAGTAGGTCAGGGAAGTGATGGGGGCAGAGCACCTGGGGTCTCATGGGTCACGGAAAGGTCTTTGGCTTTTCCCTAAGTCAGATGGCACTGCAGGAGAGAGGGctctgagcaggggagggggttcCTGATTTGACCCCCGTGTCCACAGGGTCCCTCTGGCTGGGTGTGGGGACCAGACTataggagggagaaggagggctcAGTAGATGAGTCTGGATAGGACTAAAGGGATGCAGtgcaggagggaggaaagggtcCGTAACAGTTTGGGAGACATCATCTGCTCGTGGGGGTTAGAGGAGGGACACCTCCCCTGAACACCCCATTGGGTTGCTGTAGAGATGACACGAGTTCACATAGGTACAGGGCATAGACCAGTCCATGACGTGGTGTGAATCTGTTCGCTTTTATTATTGTTTGCAAAAGTCAGTGCCTTCCTTGCAGAATAAAAGGAGCTAATTCacattaaatgtttaaaacagaACCTGACACGTAGGTGTTATTACTCTTATTTGTGACTACCCCCAGACGGAAACAAGTACATCCTGGGAAAGTGCTTGGAACTTGTGCCTAGAACTCTTACCAATTTGCTAACAGCCTCTCCTCCCGGTTGTGTGTCTCCAGGCCTAGCCCTGGCCACCCGGCCCATGGCCACCCTGAACCAGATGCACCGCCGAGGGCTTCCCAAGAGGCCGCCTCCACCTCTAGGCCCCACGGCCGGCCGGCCACAGCTGAAGGGAGTAGTGTTGCGCACGTTCATCCGAAAGCCCAAGAAACCCAACTCAGCCAACCGCAAGTGCTGCCGCGTGCGGCTCAGCACCGGCCGAGAGGCTGTGTGCTTCATTCCCGGGGAGGGCCACAGTCTGCAGGAGCACCATGTCGTGCTGGTGCAGGGCGGCCGCACCCAGGACCTGCCCGGCGTGAAGCTCACTGTTGTGCGTGGCAAGTACGACTGTGGCCACGTGCAGAAGAAGAAGTGACTGGCAGGGCTGCAGTGGGCTGGGGTTCCCCCGGAACCAGAACCTTCCTCTCTGGGTGCCTGCGGTTTCCTTGGGAAGCTCTTCCAGCTCTGGAAGTACCTGGTCCTGGGTGCAAATTCTGCCTTTGCCTCTTCCACTGGGAACACTGCTTGCCCACAGGGCTTCTGGATGGAGTTAGCAAAAGCCCCCCTCTGTCCACACCCTTGCCTTCTGTGTGTAGAGCGTGGGCTCAAAGGACCTCTTCTGCTGGGACAGGGCCCTGTATTGCCATCTGCTGGGAAGGGGTGGCAATAAACACACATACCGCCCACCTACTTCCCTGGTTGTGGTGTGACCCTTCCTGTATTTATCCTCTGTGTGGTATTAGCCACAGACATCCCCAGTGGGCCTGTTGCCTCCAGAAAATAGCCCTACTCACAATATCCCCCTTGTTGGGTTTGGTGAAGATGAAATCCGAGGTCCTGAGTGTAGAACACCTGCCAATAGCTACTCTTTGGGGGAACTCTAGAGTCTGCTAGGCGGCTCTGAggcccttttccctttcccacagGCTGAGGATCTGGGCAAGGACAGCCCGGCTGtctgatttcctcatctgtgccgGAGGTGTTGGGAGGCTCAGAGGGGGGGCGCTGCTGGCTGCCTAGGAGCTGCTCCTCTCGGTTATTTTCAGACCCACACATACCTGGGTCCAAATCCTGACTCTCTGTCTTTGTTCTGCCTCAGTTTCATCCCTTGGTAAATGGCACTGAAATAATACTGACCTTGCCTGATGATGGGCTTAGATTTTAAGATTTGAGAGCCGTCCTTCCATCACTGGGTTCTGTGCAAGTCCtgcctctgagcctgtttcctcctgggtcaaataaataacagGACCTGCCCTCCATCTCCCGCACGGAGCTTAGCACACCTCCTAAATTTCTCATGATCAGAAACCTCCCACGGGGCCTTTTAGGGTcagggctgggggcagacagTTCATTGATTACAGACCGAAGTCCCCCCTGGTTTCACATTTAGTACCGATTTTATTGGTTGGCTGTGCCCAgccagggagagagcaggagacaCTAGGGAGGCAGGCCCGAGTGCTTTCCCCTGTGGCACGCCTTGCTCTTGGAGCCTGAATGCAAGGGAGTGGAGAAAAGGAGTCTGTTGGCCAGCAGGAGGGGAGCTTCCCATGAGGTAGGGacaggaggtggggcaggggacgTGGTTTGTGGATCAGCAGGGACTTAGGAATTCTGATAGAAACGGTACCAGCCAGGCCCAAAGGGCAGGCGCTGATTGGTGATGCTAGAGAAGGTCACACAAGCCCCACAGCTGAGTCCCAGGGACTCTGAAGACAGGAAACGGTTCCCTTTGATGCCCCTGTTGGTGACCTCAAGGACAGACTGCCCCGCCTAAGGTCTGCTCCCTGCTAGCTTACTCTGCAAACATGTGGTCAGGAGTCACCGTCCCGGGTGGTCAGTGACTTTCCTCCATGGTTACAAATCCTGGTTTGGCCTTTGTCTTGTGACTCAGTCCGCCAACTGACATCCACACGTGTAAGAAAACAATTTGCAAGAAAAGTAAACATCTCTGAGTTACTCTGGGAGTAAGTTCTCCCACCC
The genomic region above belongs to Neovison vison isolate M4711 chromosome 7, ASM_NN_V1, whole genome shotgun sequence and contains:
- the MRPS12 gene encoding 28S ribosomal protein S12, mitochondrial, coding for MFWSGLLRGLSTSLNYGLALATRPMATLNQMHRRGLPKRPPPPLGPTAGRPQLKGVVLRTFIRKPKKPNSANRKCCRVRLSTGREAVCFIPGEGHSLQEHHVVLVQGGRTQDLPGVKLTVVRGKYDCGHVQKKK